A genome region from Myxocyprinus asiaticus isolate MX2 ecotype Aquarium Trade chromosome 12, UBuf_Myxa_2, whole genome shotgun sequence includes the following:
- the LOC127449160 gene encoding PTB domain-containing engulfment adapter protein 1-like isoform X2, which yields MLFSTFSVFSLESVLTTQALLKFCRMNRAFNRRKEKPAMHTPEALVRSHVVYNAKFLGITEVEQPKGTDVVRVAVRKLKFQRHIKKSEGQKTPKVELHISIYGVKILDLKTKEMQHNCQLHRMSFCADDKTDKRIFTFICTEPETKKHLCYVFNSEKCAEEITLAIGQAFDLAYKKFLESGGKDVETRKHIGNLQKRIQDLEMENSKLKKKLIELEDQLVDSRCSPPPFSAPACILQKPSVLSWCGDDITSLSSLEISSVTLTPVSSPDSSQSANLLTPPPAKPTLSQPTSGSNIPRPRAGSIQATVLSTDIFDMVPFTPASPITRRVNCNGISSPYYPLPPKDRDIDLFGAEPFDPFICGPAVFTPDIQSKLDEIQEGFQMGLTLKGTVFSLDQVDSRC from the exons AAAAGCCAGCCATGCACACACCTGAAGCCCTGGTGAGAAGTCATGTTGTATATAATGCAAAG ttttTGGGAATCACAGAAGTGGAGCAGCCCAAAGGGACAGATGTGGTCCGTGTGGCCGTCAGAAAGCTGAAG TTTCAAAGGCACATCAAGAAGTCAGAGGGGCAGAAAACTCCTAAAGTGGAGCTTCACATCTCTATATATGGTGTGAAGATACTGGACCTTAAAACaaag GAGATGCAGCACAACTGCCAACTTCACAGAATGTCCTTCTGTGCAGATGACAAAACAGATAAAAGAATCTTCACTTTTATCTGTACAGAACCGGAGACAAAAAAACACCTGTGTTACGTGTTCAACAGCGAAAAATGT GCAGAGGAGATCACTCTTGCTATTGGACAAGCCTTTGATCTCGCCTACAAGAAGTTCCTGGAATCTGGTGGAAAAGACGTAGAAACGAGAAAACATATTGGAAACCTTCAGAAACGA ATTCAGGATTTAGAGATGGAGAACTCTAAACTGAAGAAGAAACTGATAGAGCTGGAGGATCAGCTGGTGGATTCTCGCTGCTCACCA CCTCCTTTCTCAGCTCCTGCATGCATTTTGCAGAAACCATCTGTCCTGTCCTGGTGTGGTGATGATATCACATCACTGTCCAGTCTAGAGATCTCCTCTGTCACTTTAACACCCGTCAGCTCACCTgattccagccaatcagcaaaCTTGCTCACTCCACCTCCTGCTAAGCCCACCCTCTCACAGCCCACAAGTGGCTCCAACATACCACGACCTCGT GCTGGAAGCATACAAGCTACAGTGCTCTCTACTGATATATTTGATATGGTTCCATTCACCCCTGCGTCTCCAATAACAAGAAGAGTGAATTGTAACGGGATCTCATCTCCATACTACCCACTGCCTCCAAAAGACAGAG ATATAGACCTGTTTGGAGCAGAACCATTCGATCCGTTTATCTGTGGACCTGCTGTCTTCACCCCAGACATCCAGTCCAAGTTGGATGAGATACAA GAGGGGTTCCAAATGGGACTAACTCTAAAGGGGACAGTTTTTTCTCTGGATCAGGTGGACAGCCGATGCTGA
- the LOC127449160 gene encoding PTB domain-containing engulfment adapter protein 1-like isoform X3: MNRAFNRRKEKPAMHTPEALVRSHVVYNAKFLGITEVEQPKGTDVVRVAVRKLKFQRHIKKSEGQKTPKVELHISIYGVKILDLKTKEMQHNCQLHRMSFCADDKTDKRIFTFICTEPETKKHLCYVFNSEKCAEEITLAIGQAFDLAYKKFLESGGKDVETRKHIGNLQKRIQDLEMENSKLKKKLIELEDQLVDSRCSPPPFSAPACILQKPSVLSWCGDDITSLSSLEISSVTLTPVSSPDSSQSANLLTPPPAKPTLSQPTSGSNIPRPRAGSIQATVLSTDIFDMVPFTPASPITRRVNCNGISSPYYPLPPKDRDIDLFGAEPFDPFICGPAVFTPDIQSKLDEIQEGFQMGLTLKGTVFSLDQVDSRC, from the exons AAAAGCCAGCCATGCACACACCTGAAGCCCTGGTGAGAAGTCATGTTGTATATAATGCAAAG ttttTGGGAATCACAGAAGTGGAGCAGCCCAAAGGGACAGATGTGGTCCGTGTGGCCGTCAGAAAGCTGAAG TTTCAAAGGCACATCAAGAAGTCAGAGGGGCAGAAAACTCCTAAAGTGGAGCTTCACATCTCTATATATGGTGTGAAGATACTGGACCTTAAAACaaag GAGATGCAGCACAACTGCCAACTTCACAGAATGTCCTTCTGTGCAGATGACAAAACAGATAAAAGAATCTTCACTTTTATCTGTACAGAACCGGAGACAAAAAAACACCTGTGTTACGTGTTCAACAGCGAAAAATGT GCAGAGGAGATCACTCTTGCTATTGGACAAGCCTTTGATCTCGCCTACAAGAAGTTCCTGGAATCTGGTGGAAAAGACGTAGAAACGAGAAAACATATTGGAAACCTTCAGAAACGA ATTCAGGATTTAGAGATGGAGAACTCTAAACTGAAGAAGAAACTGATAGAGCTGGAGGATCAGCTGGTGGATTCTCGCTGCTCACCA CCTCCTTTCTCAGCTCCTGCATGCATTTTGCAGAAACCATCTGTCCTGTCCTGGTGTGGTGATGATATCACATCACTGTCCAGTCTAGAGATCTCCTCTGTCACTTTAACACCCGTCAGCTCACCTgattccagccaatcagcaaaCTTGCTCACTCCACCTCCTGCTAAGCCCACCCTCTCACAGCCCACAAGTGGCTCCAACATACCACGACCTCGT GCTGGAAGCATACAAGCTACAGTGCTCTCTACTGATATATTTGATATGGTTCCATTCACCCCTGCGTCTCCAATAACAAGAAGAGTGAATTGTAACGGGATCTCATCTCCATACTACCCACTGCCTCCAAAAGACAGAG ATATAGACCTGTTTGGAGCAGAACCATTCGATCCGTTTATCTGTGGACCTGCTGTCTTCACCCCAGACATCCAGTCCAAGTTGGATGAGATACAA GAGGGGTTCCAAATGGGACTAACTCTAAAGGGGACAGTTTTTTCTCTGGATCAGGTGGACAGCCGATGCTGA